In one window of Mytilus galloprovincialis chromosome 6, xbMytGall1.hap1.1, whole genome shotgun sequence DNA:
- the LOC143078455 gene encoding uncharacterized protein LOC143078455 gives MAQFIAWAVFLILTIMSKTAENTQVSVTFEGRKSGNTVLFNCSIGTAPPSKTIQFLVDSVSANDVRLYEGKCYLTHTGSACNIHQCQCSQDGKRYYWVYEEPKEKFTATCKAKINDKCTAYANIQFTASNLSPHGNRVTSCKTSSAISYVRGYTSYILTCIVLLISVILG, from the exons ATGGCACAGTTTATTGCATGGGCAgtttttttgattttgacaataaTGTCGAAAACAGCAGAAAACA caCAAGTTAGTGTAACCTTTGAAGGAAGAAAAAGTGGAAATACTGTTTTATTCAACTGCAGCATTGGCACTGCTCCACCGTCGAAAACaattcagtttttggttgattctGTATCAGCAAACGATGTTCGTCTGTATGAGGGAAAGTGTTACTTAACCCACACAGGCAGTGCTTGCAATATACATCAATGCCAATGTTCCCAGGATGGGAAACGTTACTACTGGGTCTACGAGGAACCAAAGGAAAAATTTACTGCCACTTGCAAAGCTAAAATTAATGACAAATGCACTGCATATGCAAATATTCAATTCACAGCATCCA attTGTCACCCCATGGAAATAGAGTAACGTCCTGCAAGACAAGCAGTGCAATTAGCTACGTCAGAG GTTACACTTCATATATCTTGACTTGCATAGTGTTATTGATATCAGTGATACTTGG ATGA